A genomic window from Helicobacter suis HS1 includes:
- the tsaE gene encoding tRNA (adenosine(37)-N6)-threonylcarbamoyltransferase complex ATPase subunit type 1 TsaE — MLDMQANLDQIDQVVLALEEYTQTLPCIFLLQGDLASGKTTLIQHYCKVLNAPLATSPTFTLLHVYQSPTLCIYHYDFYLKEVEELFTLGILEKLEQKGVHFIEWGGEALYSLLRSFGFDPFILSLKRTQHTCHYKLRHG; from the coding sequence ATGTTAGACATGCAGGCTAATTTAGATCAAATTGATCAAGTCGTGCTAGCTTTAGAGGAGTACACCCAAACTCTTCCCTGTATTTTTTTATTACAAGGCGATCTAGCCAGTGGTAAGACGACTTTAATCCAGCATTATTGCAAAGTCTTAAACGCCCCTCTAGCCACTTCGCCTACTTTTACTCTCTTGCATGTTTATCAATCCCCTACTCTTTGTATCTACCATTATGATTTTTACCTTAAAGAAGTAGAGGAGTTATTCACTTTAGGCATTTTAGAAAAATTAGAGCAAAAAGGGGTGCATTTTATTGAGTGGGGAGGAGAGGCTTTATACTCTTTATTGCGCTCTTTTGGGTTTGATCCATTTATTTTGAGTTTAAAGCGTACGCAACACACATGCCATTATAAGTTAAGACATGGATAA
- a CDS encoding spermine/spermidine synthase domain-containing protein — protein sequence MQQHLEGSLLEEIRGKACVLQVLENEELGLIGRVSGSQEALFVQKDSFMQSELLAHVGACVLVEGQNALVVGGFDLEMAFELFKHDLQVDFVQEEYRILEALAPFFAHFQETRDHPHFKHYSQILDLEVKKYDLIISLSPLNAHQIDGLQRMLSMQGILICASYHPLLKQQNFKNALEALAPFFAVIMPFFNPYSLTPAYFLFASKHFHPEADMILQKIDMLEDLRHYNAMLHQAAFAQPNWFYPTYKGLLKN from the coding sequence ATGCAACAACATTTAGAAGGTTCTCTTTTAGAAGAAATTAGGGGTAAGGCGTGTGTTTTACAGGTGCTTGAAAATGAAGAACTAGGGCTAATAGGGCGTGTTAGCGGATCACAAGAGGCGTTATTTGTACAAAAGGATTCTTTTATGCAAAGCGAATTACTCGCCCATGTGGGGGCTTGCGTGCTTGTTGAGGGGCAAAATGCACTTGTAGTGGGGGGGTTTGATTTAGAGATGGCCTTTGAACTCTTTAAGCATGATTTGCAGGTGGATTTTGTGCAAGAGGAGTATAGGATTTTAGAAGCCCTCGCGCCTTTTTTTGCACATTTCCAAGAAACCCGCGATCACCCCCATTTTAAGCACTACAGCCAGATTTTAGACTTAGAGGTTAAAAAGTATGATCTGATCATTTCTCTAAGTCCACTGAATGCCCACCAAATAGATGGCTTACAACGCATGCTAAGCATGCAAGGGATTTTAATCTGCGCCTCTTACCACCCACTCTTAAAACAGCAAAATTTTAAAAACGCTTTAGAGGCGCTAGCGCCTTTTTTTGCAGTGATCATGCCCTTTTTTAACCCCTACTCTTTAACACCTGCTTATTTTCTCTTTGCCTCCAAACATTTCCACCCAGAGGCAGATATGATCTTACAAAAAATAGACATGCTTGAAGATCTCAGGCACTATAATGCTATGTTGCACCAAGCCGCCTTTGCCCAGCCTAACTGGTTTTATCCAACCTACAAAGGGCTTTTAAAGAATTGA
- the ggt gene encoding gamma-glutamyltransferase yields MVGRLFLAVMLGLELTFAATLPPIKGRALALTSHPLADKIGQKVLDEGGNAIDAAVAIGYALAVVHPAAGNIGGGGFALIHLANGENISLDFREKAPMKASKNMYLDKNGRVIPNLSTDGYLSAGVPGTVAGLSAMLEKYGTRKLATLIEPAIELAQNGFRLTERQGQTILEAKPRLSKYASSRKYFLKKGMVSYKAGDLLVQKDLAKTLTLIKDQGPSAFYHGKIADLIVEDMRKNGGIITKKDLASYKVVWRKPVVGTYRGYKIISMGPPSSGGTHLIEILNTMENANIHDLGFGSSQTIHIMAEAERQAYADRSVYMGDPDFMNIPLEKLISKAYAKKIYENIKPDKATPSTQVHPGLGQLHEGQNTTHYSVADKWGNAVSVTYTINASYGSAAAINKAGFLLNDEMDDFSIKAGTPNLYGVIGGDANAIEPNKRPLSSMSPTIVLKNNKVFMVVGSPGGARIITTVLQVISNVIDHGMNISQAVGAARFHMQWLPDEIRTEPFGMVKDVEENLEKMGYKVVVKPVMGDVNAIVIDSKSHIMYGAQDPRKEF; encoded by the coding sequence ATGGTAGGTCGTTTATTTTTAGCGGTGATGCTGGGTTTAGAGCTTACTTTTGCAGCCACTTTGCCTCCTATTAAAGGCAGAGCTTTAGCGCTAACTAGCCATCCTTTAGCAGATAAAATTGGGCAAAAAGTTTTAGATGAGGGCGGTAATGCCATTGATGCGGCGGTGGCTATTGGCTATGCTTTAGCAGTGGTACACCCAGCAGCAGGCAATATCGGCGGAGGTGGGTTTGCGTTAATCCATTTAGCCAATGGCGAAAACATTAGCCTAGATTTTCGCGAAAAAGCGCCTATGAAGGCTAGTAAAAACATGTATTTAGACAAAAATGGAAGAGTGATTCCTAATTTAAGCACCGATGGCTATTTGTCCGCAGGGGTACCGGGCACTGTAGCGGGTTTAAGTGCGATGTTAGAAAAATATGGCACGCGTAAACTAGCAACTTTGATAGAACCAGCAATAGAGCTAGCCCAAAATGGCTTTAGGCTCACAGAAAGACAAGGGCAGACTATTTTAGAGGCAAAGCCTCGCCTTTCTAAATATGCCAGTAGCCGTAAATACTTTTTAAAAAAGGGAATGGTGTCTTATAAGGCTGGGGATTTACTCGTACAAAAGGATTTAGCTAAAACCCTTACTCTTATTAAAGATCAAGGCCCCTCTGCCTTTTATCACGGCAAGATAGCCGATCTCATCGTAGAGGACATGCGCAAAAATGGGGGGATCATCACTAAGAAAGATTTAGCTAGTTATAAAGTGGTGTGGCGCAAACCAGTGGTGGGGACTTATCGGGGTTATAAAATCATCTCAATGGGACCGCCTAGTTCAGGAGGCACGCATTTAATTGAAATTTTAAACACAATGGAAAATGCCAATATCCACGATTTAGGCTTTGGTTCGAGTCAAACAATTCATATCATGGCCGAAGCCGAGCGCCAAGCTTATGCGGATCGATCGGTTTACATGGGCGATCCAGATTTCATGAATATCCCGCTTGAAAAGCTTATTAGTAAAGCCTATGCTAAAAAAATCTATGAAAATATCAAACCTGACAAGGCCACCCCTAGTACACAAGTCCACCCGGGCTTAGGCCAACTCCATGAAGGGCAAAACACCACCCACTATTCAGTAGCTGATAAATGGGGGAATGCGGTGAGTGTTACCTACACGATTAATGCTTCTTATGGGAGTGCAGCAGCTATTAATAAAGCAGGCTTTTTACTCAATGATGAAATGGATGATTTTTCTATCAAGGCCGGCACGCCAAATCTCTACGGGGTCATAGGCGGAGATGCCAATGCTATTGAGCCTAATAAACGGCCTCTTAGCTCTATGTCGCCTACTATTGTGCTTAAAAATAATAAAGTCTTTATGGTGGTGGGTAGTCCGGGCGGGGCGCGTATCATCACAACGGTACTACAAGTGATTAGTAATGTTATTGATCATGGCATGAATATCTCGCAGGCTGTGGGGGCTGCGCGCTTTCATATGCAATGGCTACCAGATGAAATCCGCACCGAACCTTTTGGAATGGTAAAAGATGTAGAGGAAAATTTAGAGAAAATGGGCTATAAGGTTGTGGTTAAACCGGTGATGGGAGATGTGAATGCCATTGTTATTGATTCTAAAAGCCACATCATGTATGGGGCTCAAGATCCACGCAAGGAATTTTAA
- the dnaX gene encoding DNA polymerase III subunit gamma/tau, with protein sequence MNPKGVPLTLALKYRPKHFKDLIGQESVSNTLSLALDHARLAHAYLFSGLRGSGKTSTARIFARALQCEKGPSSIPCDSCLNCLDALKDRHLDIIEIDGASNRRIEDVRNIIEQTKYKPSLGRFKIFMIDEAHMLTKEAFNALLKTLEEPPAHVKFILATTDPHKLPATILSRTQHFHFKKIAPKAIVQRLQSILDQEGVSYEQSALEILARSGGGSLRDTLTLSDQAISYTNQHISAQGVSQMLGMVNTQILEDFFKAIVECKEDVLKDMLKALEEYEISMVLEEMGVFLKEAVLQGRFSLKLSGLFIEILAKAKQLLYWGADGGFVLALSALKMQSSMQETNTSLTTPPPQSSPQELFTQLIKQLYQDNQELGKVFERFITFHSFSEGVLKWHSSADEPAKKILNQHYHSLIEPCIQKFYGKGVKIEAIKVQAKPETEISHAFMQDHQDLMKAMQENLGTTDCEVEDS encoded by the coding sequence ATTAATCCTAAAGGTGTGCCCTTGACTCTTGCGCTTAAATACCGCCCTAAGCATTTCAAGGATTTAATCGGACAGGAAAGTGTTTCTAACACTTTAAGCCTAGCCCTTGATCACGCGCGTTTAGCCCATGCGTATTTGTTTAGCGGTTTACGCGGGAGTGGTAAAACTAGCACAGCGCGCATTTTTGCGCGGGCTTTGCAGTGTGAAAAAGGACCTAGTAGCATACCTTGTGATAGCTGTTTAAATTGCCTAGATGCCCTTAAAGATCGCCATTTAGACATTATAGAAATAGATGGCGCGTCTAACCGGCGGATTGAAGATGTGCGCAACATTATTGAACAAACAAAGTATAAGCCTAGCTTGGGTCGTTTTAAAATTTTTATGATTGATGAAGCCCACATGCTCACTAAAGAGGCATTTAATGCGCTATTAAAGACCTTAGAAGAACCCCCCGCGCATGTTAAATTTATTTTAGCTACCACCGATCCGCATAAATTACCCGCCACCATTTTAAGCCGTACCCAACATTTTCACTTTAAAAAAATCGCCCCTAAAGCTATTGTGCAACGCCTCCAATCCATTTTAGATCAAGAGGGGGTTTCTTATGAGCAAAGCGCTTTAGAGATACTGGCTAGAAGTGGGGGGGGGAGTTTACGAGACACTTTAACATTAAGCGATCAGGCCATTAGTTATACCAACCAGCATATTAGTGCGCAGGGTGTAAGCCAAATGCTTGGCATGGTAAATACACAGATTTTAGAGGATTTTTTTAAGGCTATAGTGGAGTGTAAAGAAGATGTTTTAAAAGACATGTTAAAAGCGTTAGAGGAGTATGAAATTTCTATGGTTTTAGAGGAAATGGGGGTTTTTTTAAAAGAGGCGGTACTACAGGGTCGTTTTTCTTTAAAATTATCCGGCCTCTTTATTGAGATTTTAGCTAAGGCTAAACAACTCTTATACTGGGGAGCAGATGGGGGGTTTGTACTAGCACTTAGCGCCCTTAAAATGCAATCTAGCATGCAAGAAACCAACACTTCTTTAACAACACCACCCCCTCAATCTAGCCCGCAAGAATTATTCACACAACTTATTAAACAACTCTACCAAGATAACCAAGAATTGGGTAAAGTCTTTGAGCGATTCATTACATTTCACTCTTTTTCTGAGGGTGTTTTAAAGTGGCATTCTAGTGCAGATGAACCGGCTAAAAAGATTTTAAACCAGCATTACCATAGTTTGATCGAACCATGTATACAAAAATTCTATGGTAAAGGGGTTAAAATAGAGGCTATTAAGGTGCAGGCCAAGCCAGAAACAGAGATTAGCCACGCGTTTATGCAAGATCACCAAGATCTAATGAAAGCCATGCAGGAGAATTTGGGTACTACAGATTGTGAGGTTGAGGATAGTTAA
- the lptB gene encoding LPS export ABC transporter ATP-binding protein, producing the protein MDKLRAENLSKQIKKTKIVFDVSLEVESGQVVGLLGPNGAGKTTTFYMICGLLQPSGGKVYLNDQDLSSYPLHQRSNMGIGYLPQESSIFKDLSVQDNLMLAAQTTFKTSKEASSKIEEMLEAFNIQGIKDRRGMSLSGGERRRVEIARALIKNPKFILLDEPFAGVDPIAVLDIQKIIEHLVERKIGVLITDHNVRETLSVCHRAYVIKSGTLLASGNSAQIYENALVRKYYLGEHFKA; encoded by the coding sequence ATGGATAAATTAAGAGCGGAAAATCTAAGCAAACAGATTAAGAAAACAAAGATCGTCTTTGATGTTTCTTTGGAAGTAGAAAGCGGGCAGGTGGTGGGTTTACTGGGGCCAAATGGTGCAGGTAAAACCACGACCTTTTACATGATTTGTGGTTTGTTACAGCCCAGCGGAGGCAAGGTGTATTTAAACGATCAAGACCTCTCAAGTTATCCCTTGCACCAGCGATCTAACATGGGCATAGGTTATTTACCCCAAGAGTCAAGTATTTTTAAGGATTTAAGTGTACAGGATAATTTGATGCTAGCAGCCCAAACCACTTTTAAAACCTCTAAAGAGGCTTCTTCTAAAATTGAGGAAATGTTAGAGGCCTTTAATATTCAAGGAATTAAAGATCGAAGGGGTATGTCTTTAAGTGGAGGGGAGCGGCGGCGGGTAGAAATTGCTAGGGCATTGATTAAAAACCCCAAATTTATTTTATTAGACGAGCCTTTTGCGGGGGTTGATCCAATCGCGGTGTTAGATATTCAAAAGATCATTGAGCATTTAGTGGAGAGAAAAATAGGGGTGCTTATTACCGATCACAATGTGCGCGAAACTTTAAGCGTGTGCCACCGCGCATATGTGATTAAAAGCGGTACTTTGCTAGCTAGTGGCAATAGCGCTCAGATTTATGAAAATGCCTTAGTGCGTAAATACTATTTAGGCGAGCATTTCAAGGCTTAG
- the coaE gene encoding dephospho-CoA kinase (Dephospho-CoA kinase (CoaE) performs the final step in coenzyme A biosynthesis.) — MKHAFVLTGGIATGKSTVGNLLSLHGFSVLDADKIAHGLFEAHNQEIAKMFMDKQSISRQELAPLIFNNQEARAKLEAFLHPKIREQMLKSAQELEKHNKPYFLDIPLYYEIEGIKHYGISQIVLVYAPRALQIERLQKRDSHLSLEQIEKRLSAQLDIEFKKSLAPLRLARRYASPILIRHIS, encoded by the coding sequence TTGAAACATGCCTTTGTACTCACCGGAGGGATAGCCACAGGCAAGAGCACAGTAGGCAATCTTTTAAGTTTGCATGGGTTTAGTGTGCTAGATGCAGATAAAATTGCGCATGGACTCTTTGAAGCACACAACCAAGAGATTGCAAAAATGTTTATGGACAAGCAAAGTATTAGCCGTCAAGAGCTCGCCCCGCTTATCTTTAATAACCAAGAAGCCCGCGCCAAATTAGAGGCCTTTTTGCACCCCAAAATCCGCGAGCAAATGCTTAAAAGTGCGCAAGAATTAGAGAAACACAATAAGCCTTATTTTTTAGATATTCCGCTTTATTACGAAATTGAGGGGATTAAACATTATGGGATTTCTCAGATCGTGCTTGTTTATGCACCCAGAGCCTTACAAATAGAGCGCCTACAAAAGCGAGATAGCCATTTAAGTTTAGAACAGATAGAAAAGCGCCTAAGTGCCCAACTAGATATAGAGTTTAAAAAATCCTTAGCTCCATTGAGGCTAGCGAGGCGGTACGCATCGCCTATTTTGATACGGCACATCTCTTAG